A genomic stretch from Gopherus flavomarginatus isolate rGopFla2 chromosome 3, rGopFla2.mat.asm, whole genome shotgun sequence includes:
- the LOC127047825 gene encoding uncharacterized protein LOC127047825, producing the protein MPTTKCRTQTAVLVLHPLDAGSTKSWTRYSVATPPPLQRPLWILRWLMCQLRVDRATRRKSWTRMWMETGSQRQRMTQIRDACSQELFSTLEEASQLQLSEIGEVQTEEEAPEITLGAQPLSLLLPAERLHRFRKWQRRTKKDFLHDVMMHSAAEKQELKEWQDSEKTDRKENVGMPECSHGAALKGYGVQSKHTAGDTNSSNQTALRPPSPAAAVTKLFPMHPPDTAKTLINLLAPLHSTPPPSKSSTADSH; encoded by the exons atgcctaccacaaagtgCAGGACGCAAACCGCTGTTCTGGTGCTGCACCCACTAGATGCTGGTTCTACAAaaagctggacacgatactcagTGGCGACCCCTCCTCCACTACAaagaccactgtggatacttcggtggctcatgtgccagttgagagtggaccgagccacgaggaggaaatcttggacaaggaTGTGGATGGAGACGGgttcccagaggcagaggatgactcagatCAGAGATgcttgcagccaggagctcttttctaccctggaggaggctagccagttacAGCTGTCAGAGATTGGCGAAGTGCAGACAgaagaggaggcccctg agataaccttgggagcccagcctctctCTTTGTTACTGCCGGCTGAACGGCTGCACAGATTTAGAAAGTGGCAAAGAAGAACTAAGAAGGATTTTCTGCATGATGTTATGATGCACTCCGCtgctgagaaacaggaattgaaggagtggcaggacagcgaGAAGACAGACCGAAAGGAGAACGTGGGCATGCCAGAATGCAGCCATGGAGCGGCTCTTAAAGGTTATGGAGTGCAAAGCAAACACACTGCAGGCGATACTAACTCTTCAAACCAAACAGCTCTGcgcccaccctcccctgcagccgctgtcacaaaactctttcccatgcacccCCCAGACACCGCCAagactcttatcaacctcctggctccactgcattccactcctcccccctcaaAGTCCAGCACTGCAGACTCCCACTaa